In Monodelphis domestica isolate mMonDom1 chromosome 4, mMonDom1.pri, whole genome shotgun sequence, one DNA window encodes the following:
- the TAF1D gene encoding TATA box-binding protein-associated factor RNA polymerase I subunit D has protein sequence MSSDPILPLASTSSLVNNESDDSDSSNSLFKTQCDPISPSRETRNISTCNTIHLPPNTWLRDYSSDSSSELEPFNLKVVFENWKKKKRKIQKKKRKYKPSGRPKGRPKGSTKTTQSLAVMSKKDLFKDKGLQFPLVESENGRKPLLWKKILGFEQAVARGFFNYVKEQKYESHLREALKHLGASEDLDKEDFGVRRYKYLEDDDESISPIEDSNAEYNQLDDQDDCDVKLVDNSCFIISTELPEKTKSKMKKTAKD, from the exons ATGTCTTCTGATCCCATTTTACCTTTGGCTTCAACTAGTTCATTAGTAAACAATGAAAG tGATGACTCGGATTCTAGCAACAGTTTATTCAAAACTCAGTGTGATCCCATCTCACCCAGTCGAGAGACTAGAAACATATCTACCTGTAATACAATTCATTTACCTCCAAATACTTGGTTGAGAGATTATTCAAGTGACTCCTCTTCAGAACTAGAACCATTTAATTTGAAAGTTGTTtttgaaaattggaagaaaaagaaaaggaaaatacaaaaaaagaaaagaaaatacaagccaTCTGGAAGGCCAAAGGGAAGGCCAAAAGGAAGCACTAAAACAACTCAATCTTTAGCCGTTATGTCGAAAAAGGACCTTTTCAAAGATAAAGGTTTACAGTTCCCTTTGGTAGAATCAGAGAATGGAAGAAAACCATTACTTTGGAAGAAAATTTTAGGCTTTGAG CAAGCAGTTGCAAGAGGGTTTTTCAACTATGTTAAGGAACAGAAATATGAATCCCACCTCAGAGAGGCTTTGAAGCATCTGGGTGCTAGTGAAGATTTAGACAAAGAAGACTTTGGTGTACGgagatataaatatttagaagATGATGATGAATCTATTTCTCCTATAGAAGATTCCAA TGCAGAATACAACCAGTTGGATGATCAAGATGACTGTGATGTCAAATTAGTG GACAATAGTTGTTTCATAATAAGTACTGAATTGCCCGAGAAGACAaagtcaaagatgaaaaagactgCTAAAGACTAG